A genomic segment from Sphingopyxis sp. DBS4 encodes:
- a CDS encoding glutathione S-transferase family protein: protein MITLYGGPTPNARKIAIALLEMDLAWRLEPIDILAGEQLTPEFLALNPNNKTPVIVDDDGPEGPGFILWETGAILLYLAQKTGRFLPEDPVKRAICWQWLMFQVSGVGPMFGQEAHFTHYAKDRHPYAIERYSREVDRLMMVLDKRLGEAEWLAGDDYTIADMATLPYLRRQFIDKAGRFPNVERWGAAMLARPAVAEGMQVGVARAETIEGGLTGFTDEHRAILWGDRQHVKR, encoded by the coding sequence ATGATCACCCTTTACGGCGGCCCGACCCCGAACGCGCGCAAGATCGCGATCGCGCTGCTCGAAATGGACCTCGCGTGGCGGCTCGAGCCCATCGACATCCTGGCGGGCGAACAGCTCACGCCCGAATTTCTCGCGCTCAATCCGAACAACAAGACCCCGGTGATCGTCGATGACGACGGGCCGGAGGGGCCCGGCTTCATACTGTGGGAGACGGGAGCGATCCTCCTCTATCTTGCGCAAAAGACCGGCCGCTTCCTTCCCGAAGATCCGGTGAAGCGCGCGATCTGCTGGCAATGGCTGATGTTCCAGGTCTCGGGCGTCGGCCCGATGTTCGGGCAGGAGGCGCATTTCACCCATTATGCCAAGGACCGGCACCCCTATGCGATCGAACGCTACAGCCGCGAGGTCGACCGGCTGATGATGGTGCTCGACAAAAGGCTGGGCGAGGCCGAGTGGTTGGCGGGCGACGATTATACGATCGCCGACATGGCGACCCTGCCCTATCTCCGCCGCCAGTTCATCGACAAGGCAGGCCGCTTTCCGAACGTCGAGCGCTGGGGCGCCGCAATGCTCGCGCGCCCGGCGGTCGCTGAAGGGATGCAGGTCGGCGTCGCGCGCGCCGAGACGATCGAGGGCGGCCTCACCGGCTTCACCGACGAACATCGCGCGATCCTGTGGGGCGACCGGCAGCATGTGAAGCGGTAG
- a CDS encoding CaiB/BaiF CoA-transferase family protein, which translates to MTNASGGGALDGIKVVEMGQLIAGPFCGQLLGDMGAEIVKLEPPETGDQMRHWGQGDRPSWWRVIARNKYSVAVDLRSEEGQALARELIAKADILIENFRPGTLEKWNLDPAELRKANPGLIVVRVSGYGQTGPYSKRAGFGGIGEAMGGWRGIVGYPDLPPARMGVSIGDTLAATYGCLGALAALHHRSKTGEGQIVDSALYEAVLQVMESTVADYSASGVKRRRTGSTLPGIAPSNVYPCSDGEYLIGANQDGVFARLAEAMGRPELATDERYATHRARGARQEELDALIGDWTKTMTIEELEAKMIAAGVPAGRVYDAEDMLADPHFAARKALVTVADEELGEIRMQGVFPKLSATPGGVRRPAPLTVGQDSAEVLKRWLDREA; encoded by the coding sequence ATGACGAACGCAAGCGGCGGGGGAGCGCTGGACGGAATCAAGGTGGTCGAGATGGGGCAGCTTATCGCCGGCCCCTTCTGCGGCCAGTTGCTCGGCGACATGGGGGCCGAGATCGTCAAGCTCGAACCGCCCGAGACCGGCGACCAGATGCGCCACTGGGGCCAGGGCGACCGCCCAAGCTGGTGGCGCGTCATTGCGCGCAACAAATATTCGGTCGCGGTCGACCTGCGGTCGGAAGAAGGCCAGGCGCTCGCGCGCGAACTGATCGCCAAGGCCGATATATTGATCGAGAATTTTCGCCCCGGGACGCTCGAAAAATGGAATCTCGACCCCGCCGAACTGCGCAAAGCCAATCCGGGGCTGATCGTCGTGCGCGTGTCGGGATACGGCCAGACCGGCCCCTATTCGAAGCGCGCCGGCTTTGGCGGCATCGGCGAGGCGATGGGCGGCTGGCGTGGCATCGTCGGCTATCCCGATCTGCCGCCCGCGCGCATGGGCGTGTCGATCGGCGACACGCTTGCCGCCACCTACGGTTGCCTCGGCGCGCTCGCGGCGCTCCACCACCGGAGCAAGACCGGCGAAGGCCAGATCGTCGATTCGGCGCTCTACGAAGCGGTCCTGCAGGTCATGGAGTCGACCGTCGCCGATTATTCGGCGAGCGGGGTGAAGCGGCGGCGCACCGGGTCGACGCTGCCCGGCATCGCACCGTCGAACGTCTATCCATGCAGCGACGGCGAATATCTGATCGGCGCGAACCAGGACGGCGTCTTCGCGCGGCTGGCCGAAGCGATGGGGCGCCCCGAGCTCGCCACCGACGAGCGCTATGCCACGCATCGCGCGCGCGGGGCGCGGCAGGAGGAGCTCGACGCGCTGATCGGCGACTGGACGAAGACGATGACGATCGAGGAGCTCGAAGCGAAGATGATCGCGGCCGGCGTTCCGGCAGGCCGCGTCTACGACGCCGAGGACATGCTCGCCGACCCGCATTTCGCCGCACGCAAAGCGCTGGTGACGGTCGCGGACGAGGAGCTGGGCGAGATTCGGATGCAGGGCGTCTTCCCCAAGCTGTCGGCGACGCCCGGCGGCGTCCGCCGCCCTGCGCCGCTCACCGTCGGCCAGGACAGCGCCGAGGTGCTCAAACGCTGGCTCGACCGCGAGGCGTGA
- a CDS encoding hydroxymethylglutaryl-CoA lyase: MKNRSVEMVEVGPRDGLQNESAIVSTADKAELIRRAIAYGARRIEVTSFVNPKKVPQLADAESLVAMLPERDDVTYIGLVLNRRGAERALATGRIDELGAVCVTSDSFGIRNQGQSSDESLAAAIEIVGLAKAAGRGGQITIATAFGCPFEGEVAIDRVVEMAKRAAEADPREIALADTIGAGTPAEVAETVGRVRAAVGTLPVRVHFHNTRGSGLANVWAAVNEGAATVDASLGGLGGCPFAPGAAGNVATEDVVYLLERSGVATGLDLPRVVEAAGWLGGVMARPLPAMVSRAPAFPS; this comes from the coding sequence GTGAAAAATCGCAGCGTGGAAATGGTCGAGGTCGGGCCGCGCGACGGCCTGCAGAATGAATCGGCGATCGTCTCGACCGCCGACAAGGCCGAATTGATCCGCCGCGCCATAGCTTATGGCGCGCGGCGGATCGAGGTGACGAGCTTCGTCAATCCCAAGAAAGTGCCGCAACTCGCCGATGCCGAGTCTCTGGTGGCGATGCTGCCCGAGCGCGACGACGTCACCTATATCGGGCTGGTGCTCAACCGCCGCGGCGCCGAGCGCGCACTGGCGACGGGGCGGATCGACGAGCTTGGCGCGGTGTGCGTGACGAGCGATTCGTTCGGCATCCGCAACCAGGGGCAGAGCTCCGACGAATCGCTCGCTGCCGCGATCGAGATCGTCGGTCTGGCGAAGGCGGCGGGGCGCGGCGGACAGATCACCATCGCCACTGCCTTCGGCTGCCCGTTCGAGGGCGAGGTCGCGATCGACCGTGTCGTCGAAATGGCGAAGCGCGCGGCCGAAGCCGACCCGCGCGAGATCGCGCTCGCCGACACGATCGGCGCCGGCACCCCGGCCGAGGTTGCCGAGACGGTGGGGCGCGTGCGCGCGGCGGTCGGCACGCTGCCGGTGCGGGTGCATTTTCACAATACGCGCGGCAGCGGGCTCGCCAATGTCTGGGCGGCGGTGAACGAGGGCGCGGCGACGGTCGACGCCTCGCTCGGCGGCCTCGGCGGCTGTCCTTTCGCGCCGGGCGCGGCGGGCAATGTCGCGACCGAGGATGTCGTCTACCTGCTCGAACGCAGCGGCGTGGCGACCGGGCTGGACCTGCCGCGGGTGGTCGAGGCGGCGGGCTGGCTCGGCGGCGTGATGGCGCGCCCGCTGCCCGCAATGGTGAGCCGGGCCCCCGCCTTTCCGAGCTGA
- a CDS encoding TonB-dependent receptor — translation MKAQLFASASAVALFALPVSALAQSTDGDAPADTGVRADTHDSKDIIVTATRRTERLQDVPLSVTAFGQKELDDLGIVGYEGIAQNTPGVVVNRPTQNFNNFTARGINTNGYSAGLQSAVAIYVDELPISANGNSTILDPNLYDVERVEFLRGPQGTLFGSNSLAGAMRIITKSPDLDEFQASASVDLGLTGSNSLRQRYNAMINLPIMKDEIGLRVSGYYRNEDGWIDNIGTGIKDSNSLEAYGGRAVLLLQPSDRMKVKLLVSYENSKPADSGLTNPLLGKFVRNSDRPDLFQGKLTNYNLTVNYEFDFAELISSTTLSNYDASFYVDLAGTYAQAFPFALDAYGYDDLFVQETRLVSRHDGPLQWVAGFFYYDKRRTVDFAYRSTPEYLAANNIVGLPDEYYQRFNSYTDQSEIAGFGELTFRFSDKFWITGGLRYGNTEVQSFTRGGGYNSNYLTVAYCRAFTALCGGFIPPFSGTTPIPYAEGLKVSDDRLSWKASVSWKPVDSLTTYATVSTGFRTPVVNARAGLVSTINPNDIVIPDGAKSDSVTNYEVGLKGRWFGGDLTANLAGYYIDWKNIQVQANRVSDSIQFATNIGAAESYGLEFEFMARPLAGLSLALNGSFNEAKVTKLSALEAAISGAEVGTRLASPHFQGSATLRYDFPVGDSETAFAAVNVSHAGSFPNQFPNVPGNPNAVSPTYDYTEAWTNVNLYAGTKLGALNLTAYVENLFDDKSITYVHPEAFLDGRYARMRPRTVGVRADYRF, via the coding sequence ATGAAGGCTCAGCTTTTCGCGTCCGCATCGGCGGTCGCCTTGTTCGCGCTACCTGTTTCGGCGCTGGCCCAGTCTACCGATGGCGACGCACCCGCCGATACCGGCGTCCGCGCCGATACCCACGACAGCAAGGATATCATCGTCACCGCGACGCGCCGCACCGAGCGGCTTCAGGATGTTCCGCTCAGCGTCACCGCCTTCGGTCAGAAGGAACTCGATGATCTGGGGATCGTCGGCTATGAGGGGATCGCGCAGAACACCCCCGGCGTGGTCGTCAACCGGCCGACCCAGAATTTCAACAATTTCACCGCGCGCGGCATCAACACCAACGGTTATTCGGCCGGGCTGCAAAGCGCGGTCGCCATCTATGTCGACGAGCTGCCGATTTCGGCGAACGGCAATTCGACGATCCTCGACCCCAATCTCTATGATGTCGAGCGCGTCGAATTCCTGCGCGGGCCGCAGGGGACCTTGTTCGGGTCGAACTCGCTCGCGGGGGCGATGCGGATCATCACCAAGAGTCCCGACCTCGACGAATTTCAGGCCTCGGCGAGCGTCGACCTGGGTCTCACCGGCTCGAATTCGCTGCGCCAGCGCTATAATGCGATGATCAACCTGCCGATCATGAAGGACGAGATCGGGCTTCGCGTCTCGGGCTATTATCGCAACGAAGACGGCTGGATCGACAATATCGGCACCGGCATCAAGGATTCGAACAGCCTCGAGGCCTATGGCGGCCGCGCCGTCCTGCTGCTCCAGCCGAGTGACCGGATGAAGGTGAAGCTGCTCGTCTCCTATGAGAACAGCAAGCCCGCGGATTCGGGCCTGACCAATCCGCTGCTCGGCAAATTCGTCCGCAATTCGGATCGCCCAGACCTCTTCCAGGGCAAGCTCACCAACTACAATCTCACGGTCAATTACGAGTTCGACTTTGCCGAGCTGATCAGTTCGACGACGCTGTCGAATTACGACGCCTCCTTCTATGTCGATCTGGCCGGCACCTATGCGCAGGCCTTTCCCTTCGCGCTCGACGCATACGGCTATGACGACCTGTTCGTGCAGGAGACGCGGCTGGTGTCGCGCCACGACGGCCCCCTGCAATGGGTCGCGGGCTTCTTTTATTACGACAAGCGCCGGACGGTCGATTTCGCCTATCGCTCGACGCCCGAATATCTGGCGGCGAACAATATCGTCGGGCTTCCCGATGAATATTATCAGCGCTTCAACAGCTATACCGATCAGAGCGAAATCGCGGGCTTCGGCGAGCTGACCTTCCGCTTCAGCGACAAATTCTGGATCACCGGCGGGCTGCGCTACGGCAATACCGAGGTGCAGAGCTTCACGCGCGGCGGCGGCTATAACAGCAATTATCTGACCGTTGCTTATTGCCGCGCGTTCACCGCGCTTTGCGGCGGGTTCATCCCGCCGTTCAGCGGCACGACGCCTATCCCCTATGCCGAAGGGCTGAAGGTTTCCGACGACCGCCTGTCCTGGAAGGCCAGCGTGTCGTGGAAGCCGGTCGACAGCCTGACCACCTATGCCACCGTCTCGACGGGGTTCCGCACGCCGGTGGTCAACGCGCGCGCCGGTCTGGTCAGCACGATCAACCCCAACGACATCGTCATTCCCGACGGCGCCAAGTCGGACAGCGTGACCAATTACGAGGTCGGGCTGAAAGGGCGCTGGTTCGGCGGCGACCTGACCGCCAATCTGGCCGGCTATTATATCGACTGGAAGAATATTCAGGTCCAGGCGAACCGCGTGTCGGATTCGATCCAGTTCGCGACCAATATCGGCGCGGCCGAGAGCTATGGCCTGGAATTCGAGTTCATGGCGCGGCCGCTCGCGGGGCTCAGCCTCGCGCTCAACGGCTCGTTCAACGAAGCGAAGGTGACCAAGCTGTCGGCGCTCGAGGCGGCGATCTCGGGCGCCGAAGTGGGCACCCGGCTCGCCTCGCCGCATTTCCAGGGGTCGGCGACGCTGCGCTATGATTTCCCCGTCGGCGACAGCGAGACCGCGTTCGCGGCGGTCAATGTGTCGCACGCGGGGTCGTTCCCGAACCAGTTCCCCAACGTGCCGGGCAATCCCAACGCGGTCAGCCCGACCTATGACTATACCGAGGCGTGGACCAACGTGAACCTTTATGCGGGCACGAAGCTGGGGGCGCTCAACCTGACCGCCTATGTCGAGAATCTCTTCGACGACAAGTCGATCACCTATGTCCATCCGGAAGCCTTTCTCGACGGGCGCTACGCCCGGATGCGGCCGCGGACGGTGGGTGTGCGCGCCGACTATCGCTTCTGA
- a CDS encoding carboxylesterase/lipase family protein yields the protein MIARFSPFALLLAALLSAPVAAADPVIDAPDGAVRGVQERDMRVFRGIPYAQPPVGERRWRAPAALPRWDGTRDATKFGAACMQPKPRGPSIYAWDLPAMSEDCLSLNVWAPQNAKGAPVFVWIHGGALSSGSGADPLYDGSALARRGMIVVTINYRLGMFGWFAHPALSAEASDHVSGNYGLLDQVAALEWVKRNIGAFGGDGGNVTIAGESAGALSVMYLMAAPPARGLFHKAIAESGYMVSAPALHEAINGMIPAEAQGVDLAAKLGAADLAALRALPAADIAEKVPATGYFPFPNIDGKVVPRQLVDTFDKGEQAPVPMLAGFNSGEIRSLRFLLPKPPADAAAYEAAIRAGYGEFADLFLARYPAKAIEESMLAATRDAMYGWTSERLASDQAALGQGAYLYFFDHGYPATEEWNLHGFHAAELPYVFGTATRTPPLWPKIPDNLAERKLSEAMGDYWASFARAGRPRAKGGPDWPAYADNRGFLHIADVPRAGHNLLPGTAALHEAVVCRRRAAGNIAWNWNVGVMSPPLPPKAAGCQ from the coding sequence ATGATCGCTCGCTTCAGCCCCTTCGCACTTCTGCTCGCGGCCCTGCTTTCCGCGCCGGTCGCGGCCGCCGATCCGGTGATCGATGCGCCCGACGGAGCGGTGCGCGGGGTGCAGGAGCGCGATATGCGGGTGTTTCGCGGCATTCCCTATGCCCAGCCGCCCGTCGGCGAGCGCCGCTGGCGCGCGCCGGCGGCGCTGCCGCGCTGGGACGGCACGCGCGATGCGACGAAGTTCGGCGCCGCCTGTATGCAGCCGAAGCCGCGCGGACCCAGCATCTATGCGTGGGATCTGCCGGCGATGAGCGAGGATTGCCTGTCGCTCAACGTCTGGGCGCCGCAGAATGCGAAGGGCGCGCCGGTCTTCGTCTGGATTCACGGCGGCGCCCTGTCGTCGGGGTCGGGCGCCGACCCGCTCTATGACGGCAGCGCGCTCGCGCGGCGCGGGATGATCGTGGTGACGATCAACTACCGGCTCGGCATGTTCGGCTGGTTCGCGCACCCGGCGCTCAGCGCCGAGGCGTCCGATCATGTCTCGGGCAATTACGGCCTGCTCGATCAGGTCGCGGCGCTTGAATGGGTCAAGCGCAACATCGGCGCGTTCGGCGGCGATGGCGGCAATGTGACGATCGCCGGGGAATCGGCGGGTGCGCTCAGCGTCATGTATCTGATGGCGGCGCCCCCGGCGCGGGGCCTGTTCCACAAGGCGATCGCCGAAAGCGGCTATATGGTCTCGGCGCCCGCGCTCCACGAGGCGATCAACGGCATGATCCCCGCCGAGGCGCAGGGCGTCGACCTCGCCGCCAAACTCGGCGCCGCCGATCTTGCCGCGCTGCGCGCGCTGCCGGCGGCGGACATCGCCGAAAAGGTTCCGGCAACCGGCTATTTCCCGTTCCCGAATATCGACGGCAAGGTCGTGCCGCGCCAGCTCGTCGACACGTTCGACAAGGGCGAGCAGGCGCCGGTGCCGATGCTCGCGGGCTTCAACAGCGGCGAAATCCGCTCGCTCCGCTTCCTTCTGCCCAAGCCGCCTGCCGACGCCGCCGCCTATGAAGCCGCCATCCGCGCCGGCTATGGCGAATTCGCCGACCTGTTCCTGGCGCGCTATCCGGCGAAGGCGATCGAGGAGAGCATGCTCGCCGCGACCCGCGACGCAATGTACGGCTGGACGTCGGAGCGGCTGGCGTCGGATCAGGCGGCGCTGGGGCAGGGTGCCTATCTCTATTTCTTCGACCATGGCTATCCGGCGACCGAGGAATGGAATCTCCATGGCTTTCACGCCGCCGAATTGCCCTATGTGTTCGGCACCGCGACGCGGACGCCGCCGCTGTGGCCGAAGATTCCGGACAATCTCGCCGAGCGGAAGCTGAGCGAGGCAATGGGCGATTATTGGGCGAGCTTTGCCAGGGCCGGCCGGCCGCGCGCGAAGGGCGGGCCCGACTGGCCGGCCTATGCCGACAATCGCGGTTTCCTGCATATCGCCGACGTGCCGCGCGCCGGGCACAATCTCCTCCCCGGTACCGCCGCGCTCCACGAAGCGGTGGTCTGCCGCCGCCGCGCCGCCGGCAATATCGCGTGGAACTGGAATGTCGGCGTGATGTCGCCGCCCTTGCCCCCCAAAGCCGCGGGGTGCCAATGA